A segment of the Symmachiella macrocystis genome:
GCCCGCATTGCCCGAACCGCGGTCGTCGTTCGACGCAGCCGTGTTGGGTGACACGATCTATGTGATCGGCGGATGGCAAATGCAGGGTGACAAGGATGCCGTTTGGCATAAGACGGCTTGGAAACTCGACCTGTCGGCAGCGAAACCACAGTGGGAATCCATTCCCGCGCCGCCGTTTCAACGTCGCGCGTTGGCCGTCGCGGCCTATGACGGAAAAATCTTTGCCCTCGGGGGGATGGGTGAAACAGGAGGACCGTCACGCAAGGCCAATGTATTTGATACTAAAACGCAGCAGTGGTCCTCACTTGAAGACTTGCCGGGTGAAAAGATGGCCGGATTTGGATGTTCGGCATTCGCTACGGGCGGCCGGTTGTATGTCAGCACTTTCGATGGGAGTCTGCTCCGACTCTCCCCGGATCAACAACATTGGGAGCGCGTGGGACAATTACCGACCGCCCGCTTCTTCCATCGCATGTTGCCGTATCCTAACAATAGCCTGCTGATCGTCGGTGGAGCGAATATGGGAATCGGCAAGTTTGAAGAGGTCGAAATCCTGCAGTTGGACTAGCGCCCGCCTTGTTGGTCGTGCTATCGTAGTGCGTGCCGACGGTGAAGCAGCCAGGATTTCGACTTTGGTGATACGATTGTTGCCGCCCTTTGTCTATAACAAGGGGCGGCAACACGTATCTTTGGAGCTTTTTAAAAAACCCCGAGGGAAAACGGACGCATTCAGCCGGACCGACCTTGGGGCAAACCGTAACGAGGATAATTGACGATGAGACCGCTCGCCTATAGTCGTGGGAACCGATGCTTGCTTGCCGCATTACTAGTTGTTTTCGGCAGCGGGGTCGTGTCCGCGGGAAATGATTGGGCTTCTTTTCAAAACGGCGGACAGGTGTCGCTGTCGACCTCTGCGGCGGCCGGGGACTGGAAACTCGCTCCCGAACTTGCCTGGACAGCGGAGCTCACTGGATATGGGCAATCCTCACCGGTTGTGTGGGGCGAGCATGTTTATGTGACATCGGTGGAGGGTCCCGAAAAAGAGACCTATCTGGTCTCGGCTTATGCGCTTGCCGATGGGAAGCAGGTTTGGCAACACGAAGTCAATAACGCGACACCTCAAAAAAGTAGTAATTACGTGAGTCGCGCAGCACCGACTCCGGCAGCTGATGCGGAGGGGGTCATTTGTTTCTTTGAGGGTGGCAACCTGTTGGCCTTCACGCACGGTGGCGACGTGCGTTGGGAACGGAATTTGGCAGACGAATATGGGGAAATCAGCTCGCGGCACGGGTTGGCTGCCTCGGTCGCGCAAGACGAGCAGTCAGCATTCATTTGGGTCGAGCGGAGCGAAGAACCGTATGTCCTCTCGGTGGACAAAAAAACGGGAGATATCAACTGGAAGGTCGCCGGCTTGGGCGCGACGAGTTGGTCGAGTCCACGACTTGTCCCGGTGGCTGACGGACAGCATTTGGTGTTGAGTGCGTCGGGAAATTTAGTCGGCTTGGATCCGGAATCGGGTGAGCGACTGTGGGCCGTCGAGGGCATTTCCGGCAACACGACACCCACTCCCGTTCCGCTGGGCGATGGTCGTTTTTTGATCGGTGCAACGGTGGGTCGCGGGAATTCCGATGCGGGAAAATCCGCTAAATCGAATGGTGTCATTCAAATCGTAAAGAATGACGACGGCACATGGAAAGCCGATTATATTTGGCGGGCGAAGCGGGCCACCAGTTCGTTCAGTTCGCCGATCGCGCACAATGGCACAGCCTACTTCATCAACAAAACCGGAGTGGTTTTTGGCTTGGACCTGGAAACCGGTCAGGAGAAATTCAACAAACGGCTTGGTGGAGGCGTCTGGGCGACTCCCATCGGAATCGGCGACCTGGTGATGATTTGCGGCAGGGATGGAAAAATCAACCTGCTTGCAAACAGCGGCGATGAGCAAGAGCTCTCGAAATGGGAAGCACTCCCCGAAGATCCCGAACCGGTCGCCGGCGAGAAAACAGACCGATTCTCCGCCAGCGTGCTTTATAGCGCCCTGTGGAGCGAGCAGCTTGTGTTGCTGCGGCGGGGAGAGGCCTTGTTTGCCGTGAAGGTGATCCGCGAATAATCCTCACATTCAGCAAGCGGGCGAGGGGTCAGTTTGAGGGCAGGTGCCCGCTTGCTAGGAATTCAATTCGTTGGCTGCGTGGGTCATCACGCGGACAGCGTAGCCAGGCAGCGATCTATTCTTCGATTTCCAAATCCGCAAAATAGATGGCCGTGATTGTTTTGCCGTCGGCATCTTTTTCGTGGCTGGAGTAATACGAGACAAAGCCGCGCGTGTCGCTAAGTGCGATGAAACCGGGATAGGAATTGTCGCCGCCGCTGGGAAGTTCGGCGAATTCGTGCAACTGGCCATCGACCAGCCAATACAACGAGGTGACTGCCGGCCCGATTGTTTTGCGTCCGGCCACCAAATAGCGATCCCCCCATTTGGCGACCAGCGGGCCGCCGATATAGCGATCGAAATTCGTGCGGTCCCATTTCTCATAAGGGGGTTGGGAGCGGCACAATTGTGCATTGAGTTTGCTGCCGCTGCGGGCGACGGCGAGCACTGATCCGTCGTCTTCGAACAGAAAGGCTGTTTCGTCGCCGTTGGTGGTTTGAAACAGTGCCTTTTTACGGAAGATCAACCCGTCGTCGCTCTCCAGCATGGCTGACTCGATGAGCGGGTCGCGCTCGGCGCGGGTTGTGGTTTTGGCGAATTCTCGTTTGCGGCGGCCACACAGATAGGCCTTGTCGCCATGCGCCGCGGCCCGCCAAATGTAATGTCCGTAGGTTCCTTCCAGCATCACCGGACTGTGCCAGTTTTTGCCATCGTCGCTCCGCGCCGCATAGCCGAGGTGGTCGTCCATTTTGTAATTCTTGGGCGACGTGTCTCCGCAGTACCAAGCGCCGGTATAAACAAACAGCTTGTCCCCAAAGACCAAAAAGTGGGGATCACGAACGTCCCGTTTGGGGACGCTGAATTGGTGCACGGTTTTCCAGGTCTTGGTGTCATCGCTGGATTGAATGATGATCGATGAGGTGGGATGGACCATGTGCCCGTCGGGACAGGTGCGAAAGGCGAGGTAGTATTTGTCGCCGAAGCGACACAAGTCGGTGAAGGCGTTATGCTCGCCGTTGTCAAAACCGCGGCGGACCGAGAGGACGTTGACCTGGGGAGTTTCGTCGGCGCGGGCCGCATCGTTTGTTGGAACAATCGCCACAACGGCGCAGATTGTGATCGCTATGTCTCGGAATCCAAATGACATTTTTCGGGGCCTATTTAATATGGGTAGTTCGGTAGCGCGGTGCAGGCGGATACAATCCGCATCCTATCTTGCCTGGCATCTATTGACCACCACCCCGGTTTCTCTGTGATAGCAAAAAATTGCCTTGAGCCGTGGAGAAACAAGCACCGGGTGGCAGCGATTGCCGACGGTAATCGGTGTGCCGTAGGCACCAGATGCAGCAGTTTCAGCTGCCCTTGCCAGCGAGAATTTCCTTGTTTCAGAGCGCGGGAATTGCGGCTTCGTGCGGGCTGCGCCCGCCCCGATGTCTGCGCCATCACGGCTACCCTGAACAGATTATCCGAGCCGTTGGCGACGGTTCCAGGCGGCGGTTCGTTCGATGTGGTGACGGGATGCGTGATAATGTGGCTGGACGGGGATGGCGGCGGCTTGCCAAGGGGTCTTACAGACCGCGGGACAGACAGCCCAACCGGCTTTTCGCTTCGTGCGACATTGACAACTTCCTTGTCCCGTAGCCTGTCCGTTTTGGCTTAAAAATGCCAGCCAATTAATCATGATCATCCGCTTCGGCTCCCTGAAAACGTGAATCGTGATGATGAGGAACGTCGCCGACCAGCGGGGGCATGCCACACGCCGGTTCTTTAAGGATACCGAATCGGGATGGGAAAAGTCAAAATTTTGTGCCGGCTCACGCGCGACATATTAGCAATGACTTCTTGCGAACAAAAACGGGGCAGGGTAGGGTGGGAGCTACGATTTGACCGCGTCTCTTGTCCGAAGGCCCCATTACCCCCATGACCCAGCCGAATTTCGACGAACACGACACGTTGCCCCCTTCCATGGATCCCGCGGTGGGGGGCGGCACAGAGGACCCGCCACGTGATTTTGTAGGCATTCTCAAGCGGCTGGGTCCGGGGATGATCATCGCCGGCAGCATTGTCGGTTCGGGGGAATTGATCGCCACGACCAAGACCGGAGCGGAGGCGGGAATCACGCTGCTGTGGTTGATCATTATCGGTTGTGTGATCAAAGTGTTCGTGCAAATTGAAATCGGCCGTTATACGGTCAGCCACGGTGAGACTCCCTTGGCTGCGCTGAACCGCATACCTGGGCCACGACTGCGAGTGAACTGGCTGCTGTGGTATTGGCTGGTGATGATGATCTCCATCTTGGGTCAAGCAGGCGGCATTGTCGGCGGTGTGGGTCAGTCGTTGGCGATTGCTGTACCGATCACGGGCGACTATGCAAGGGCGGTCCAAGTGCCGAACGAAGCTGATCTGCTTCGGTATGTTGAATTCATCGACCACGATCAGGTAACGAGCGCCGATGAAGTTCCAGAGGAAGCAGCCCGTATTCAACGCGGCAACGAATTTATCGCCGGGCGGATGGAGCGACTGGGGGAACGCGGCGCCGTCTTGATCGCCACCACGCGGGATCTCATCCACGCGAAATCACAACTGGCGGAAATCGCCGACACGACCCCCGCACCGATCGACGGCGAGCCCGCCTCAGCTGCTGAAATTGAACTGGCGCAGCGGGAACAGGCGGTCAGCGACATCCAAAGCCGGTTGAAGGAGATGACCAGTCCGTTCACGTTCGACGATCGGATTTGGGGCACAATCATCGCGTTGATCACCGTGGGACTGTTGTGCCGCGGACGGTACAAGTTGATCCAAAACTTGTCGATGACGTTGGTCGTGTCGTTTACGTTTATCACGATCGG
Coding sequences within it:
- a CDS encoding Nramp family divalent metal transporter — translated: MTQPNFDEHDTLPPSMDPAVGGGTEDPPRDFVGILKRLGPGMIIAGSIVGSGELIATTKTGAEAGITLLWLIIIGCVIKVFVQIEIGRYTVSHGETPLAALNRIPGPRLRVNWLLWYWLVMMISILGQAGGIVGGVGQSLAIAVPITGDYARAVQVPNEADLLRYVEFIDHDQVTSADEVPEEAARIQRGNEFIAGRMERLGERGAVLIATTRDLIHAKSQLAEIADTTPAPIDGEPASAAEIELAQREQAVSDIQSRLKEMTSPFTFDDRIWGTIIALITVGLLCRGRYKLIQNLSMTLVVSFTFITIGNVISLQTHEEFALKVDDYLYGLSFHIPEGIAGLKAAMFTFGIIGVGASELVAYPYWCLEKGYAKFAGPRSPDESWAKRARGWMMVMHYDAFASMVVYTIATLAFFVMGAAALYQQGLVPEGMRMVSTLIEQYVPVFGEHARWLFLIGAIAVLYSTFLVANAGFARLYTDFLKVLGVMDPHNEKTHDRSIMIFGMVLPMICAGVYWIPNANPVALVMFGGLTQAVMLPMLAFAALIFRYRMTDSRLCPGRLWDTLLIISCIGLTIAGVFTAFLKIAG
- a CDS encoding outer membrane protein assembly factor BamB family protein, translated to MRPLAYSRGNRCLLAALLVVFGSGVVSAGNDWASFQNGGQVSLSTSAAAGDWKLAPELAWTAELTGYGQSSPVVWGEHVYVTSVEGPEKETYLVSAYALADGKQVWQHEVNNATPQKSSNYVSRAAPTPAADAEGVICFFEGGNLLAFTHGGDVRWERNLADEYGEISSRHGLAASVAQDEQSAFIWVERSEEPYVLSVDKKTGDINWKVAGLGATSWSSPRLVPVADGQHLVLSASGNLVGLDPESGERLWAVEGISGNTTPTPVPLGDGRFLIGATVGRGNSDAGKSAKSNGVIQIVKNDDGTWKADYIWRAKRATSSFSSPIAHNGTAYFINKTGVVFGLDLETGQEKFNKRLGGGVWATPIGIGDLVMICGRDGKINLLANSGDEQELSKWEALPEDPEPVAGEKTDRFSASVLYSALWSEQLVLLRRGEALFAVKVIRE